In Nicotiana tabacum cultivar K326 chromosome 17, ASM71507v2, whole genome shotgun sequence, one DNA window encodes the following:
- the LOC107801587 gene encoding uncharacterized protein LOC107801587 has protein sequence METPSSTTRRVTRSQALAAASSANKIPLSKKIDESEKKAVTQSRQRTGKQSALIDITNDSPIVGLAMGNLETPSSEMSKKRTNGQAKYCITPGSGEALLRGQVKTLLQKVEEAVLSKISLENRPFVHLKGIVNSPMGLLAPTPANTPLMDLSVNELPAVTASPVEDKLVISQIMNEMFEEEKQGSLESEKSYITRSLLLDFSEKSEGSEESSVCSSVVTYQGGEAESKENDDNSSMWSIQVNASTKDDEEDEEEGGLEEEEEEYGDLVDELCEAISKINMNAKFEGKHTRFVYNSEDEIEGVEEEDASAASPGVLHLKGLPTPKGKHLRFPEENEEH, from the exons ATGGAGACTCCATCATCAACAACAAGAAGAGTGACAAGATCACAAGCCTTGGCTGCTGCAAGCAGTGCTAACAAGATCCCTCTGTCAA AGAAAATTGATGAATCTGAGAAGAAAGCAGTTACACAATCAAGACAAAGAACTGGAAAACAATCAGCTTTGATTGACATAACAAATGATTCCCCCATTGTTGGCTTAGCTATGGGGAATTTAGAGACCCCATCTTCTGAAATGTCCAAAAAAAGGACTAATGGTCAAGCCAAATACTGCATTACTCCTGGATCTGGGGAGGCTTTGTTGAGGGGGCAAGTTAAGACTTTGTTGCAAAAAGTTGAAGAAGCCGTGCTCTCGAAAATTTCATTGGAAAATAGGCCTTTTGTTCATCTCAAAGGCATTGTTAACTCTCCAATGGGTCTTCTTGCCCCAACTCCAGCAAACACTCCTCTTATGGATCTCTCTGTCAATGAGTTGCCTGCTGTTACTGCTTCCCCTGTTGAAGACAAGCTTGTCATTTCTCAG ATAATGAATGAGATGTTTGAGGAGGAAAAGCAGGGGAGTCTTGAATCTGAGAAGAGTTACATAACAAGATCTCTGCTACTTGATTTTTCTGAAAAATCTGAAGGGTCAGAAGAATCATCAGTGTGTTCCTCTGTGGTGACATACCAAGGAGGTGAGGCTGAAAGTAAAGAGAATGACGACAATTCATCTATGTGGTCGATTCAAGTGAATGCAAGTACtaaagatgatgaagaagatgaggaagaaggaggacttgaagaagaagaagaagaatatggaGATTTAGTTGATGAACTGTGTGAAGCAATTAGCAAGATTAACATGAATGCAAAGTTTGAGGGAAAGCACACCCGTTTTGTGTACAACAGTGAAGATGagattgaaggagttgaagaggAGGATGCTTCTGCTGCTTCGCCAGGTGTCTTGCATTTGAAGGGATTGCCAACTCCAAAAGGGAAGCATCTTCGTTTTCCCGAGGAAAATGAAGAACACTAA